The genomic region CCCTGCGTGGACGAGTGCTCTCCGTGGGCGGTGTCAAGGAAAAAGTGCTCGGCGCGTATCGCGCGGGGATCACGCAGGTGATCCTGCCCAAGAAGAACCAGCGCGATCTGACGGACGTGCCGCGTCATGTGCGGCGCAAGCTGCGCTTTGAGTTCGTCGAGCAGATGGATCAGATCCTTCCGCTGGCGTTCGTCCAGAATCCGCTCGACTTTCCCTATCAGCCGCGCAAACGTACCAGGAAAAAAGCAACGTCAAGCGGCGATGAGACTCATGCCGCCCCACACCCGACCGTCGTGCTGCCCGTGGTGATCAGCGCTACGTCTGCCGAGGATCTCTAGCCCTAATTCCGAGTTCAAGGCCCTCACCCCGGCGCTGCCGCCCCTCGCCCATTGCAATAGAGAGGGGGAGAATCTTCTCCCGGTTCTTGGTTCTTCCCTTGTTCTTTGTTCTCTGTTCTTCCCTTCGCGCTACTGCGCTGGCTGAAGGAACTGCTGGGCAACCCAGCCCTCGCCGAGCGGCGTGCGCACTTTCAGCCAGTCGCGGGTGCCATCGTTAAACGTCTCGCCCAATGACTCAACCCGCGTGCCTTCGGGAAGCGTCCCCAGAATTTGCGCTGAGGTCGAGTGCTCTTGCCGCAAGAACAGCCCCTCTGTCCCGGTTCCTGTGACGGCGAAGGCTCCACCGGCGGGGCTGGGCGGCTGCTGGCCCGGATCGGTGCCGGGCACGTTGGTCGCCGGCTGCACGATCACGCCCGGTTCCGCGCTGGCGAGCGGCCCCGTGGTCACTCCGCTGAAGTCCGGAGCCACCGACGCCGTCGGCTCGGCGGTGTCCTCGGCGGTAGCACCCGAGTTGTACCAGCGATTGGCGAGGTTGAAGATGGCGATCAGCAGCAGAAAGCCGATGACCGCAGCGCCGATCATCAGCAGTGTGCGCGAGTTGTCGGGGTTGGCCGCCCAGGTTCCTAAGCGCTGCGTGCTGAAGGGCGAGGCGATCTGCCGCTCCCGCCGCGCGCGCGTGCGGCTGGCAAAGTTGTTATCGACGATCGTATGCTGATCGTGGATCGAATCGTTAGCATCTGGCTTGAGCGACTGTGCGCCACCGGACGCTCGCCGTGGGCGCAGGCGCATGTTATCGGCGAGCGGATCGTTCTCGTCGCCTGCATCGGGATCGTTGGGTGGCAGGTTTGGTCGGCGTGACCATCCCATGAGGGCGCTCCTTTCGCGGTGATCTGAACAGATATGATTGCTGGCGCGTCTGAAAATTGCTGTCTCTGATGCGATCATACCATGTGTGCCGGATTCAACACAAGTGCAGTGGATTGTACTTTAGTTTTGCCGATCCCTTAACTTTCTGCAACATCGGCCCGCGCCTAAACGTCGTATGGCCCATGGAGATTAAGGAGCACAGATCTATGCAAGCACGACTCACTCGTTCACATACCGACCGCATGATCGGCGGTGTGTGCGGCGGGTTGGGCTACTATTTCAGCGTCGATCCGGTGATTGTCCGGCTGATCTTTGTGGTACTGGCCCTCACCACGGGCATTACGCTGATCGTCTATCCGATCCTCTGGCTGGTCATGCCCGAAGCAGGCGCGGTACCGCCGCATCCATCGGCGCTGCCCCCCGACGCGCGCTTCGATCCGCTGTCCGGACAGCCGCTCCCGCCGCGCCAGCCGGTCGTCGATCAGATGTTCAGCGCGCAGGAGCGCAGCGCGCCGCAGCCAGCCGCACCCGCCAGTGGTCGTAATCGCACGCTTGGGCTGCTGCTGTTGGGCATCGGCGTCATTGTGCTGATGAATAATATGGGCGAGGCGCTGAGCCGTATTTTCGGATTTGGGATTGATATATCAGGATTTGTTGTGCCGGTGCTCCTGGTTGGTCTTGGCATGTATTTGTTGCGCAAAAAGACCGTATGAGGCCGAACATGTCTGAACGAGTCGAAACGGCTACACCAGCGCCGCCGAAACAGTCGCGCCGGATCGTAGCGCTGCTGCTGATCGGAGCGGGTGCGGTGATCGGCCTCAGCTCCAGCGGGGTGTTTAGCTCCGCCGCGTGGAGCGTGCTGTGGCCGCTGGCGTTGATCGGCGTTGGCCTGGATCTGGTGACGGAGGGCCGCCAGCGTCGCCGCATCGTGGTCGGGGCGCTCATCGCCGCGCTGATCTGCATTCCGATCGTCAGCGCGGCGCGCTGGTTCGGTGGCGAACACGTTGATGTGGCAGAGGAGCGTGTCGAGCAGGCGCTGCCCAGCTTTGAGGGCATCGACCGGCTGCGAGCGACGATCGCGCTGACCGCTGGAAAGCTCAGCATCCGCGATCACAGCGACGAGGATCAGGTCGTCACGGGCGCGGCGGGCGCAATCAACAGCTATTCCAAGGAAGGCCGCACCGGCGTACTCGATCTCGGCACCAACGACTGGCGCTCGCGCGATCTCGATCTCCGCTTCAAGCGCGATCTGCCGCTCGACCTCACGATCGATCTGCATGCAGGTGATGCCTCGCCGCTTGACTTCGAGGACCTGAAGCTTGAGCGCCTCAATCTGATGATCAACGGCGGCGGCGACGCGGAGATCAAGCTGCCCAACGAGGGCCTGATCGAGGTCGACATCGCCAGCACCGCCGGAAATGTCGCGATTGACGTGCCCGACGATCTGGCGGCGCGCATCGAGGTGCCTTCCAGTTGGAGCCACATCGATCTTGACGATCGCTTTGAGCAGCAGGACGATGCCTACGTCAGCGAGGATTACAATCCCGACGCGCCGAATCGCGTGACGATTCGCGTCGATGCCACGGCGGGCAACGTCAGGATTCGCTAGGTCCCGGAGGCAGCGTTTGCGTTCGAGGAAGCACGACGATGGAGCTGCTCGAAGGATTGTTGGAGGTCTTCGGCCAACCCTTGATCGAGATGCTCATCTGGACGAGGAACGATAAAGCATCGCGCGATGGCTGGGTTGGGCTGCTCGCTATTGGCGCGCTAGGAGCTGTGCTGGCTGTTGCGCTCACCTGGCTCCTATTCTAATATCCCGCTGTTCTACTGCATGGCAAAAGGAGTAATCAGCCGCGCTCCAGCCGCACGATGCTTTCGACATGATGCGTGTGCGGAAACATATCGATGACCTCGGCGCTGGCAATGTGGTAGCCCGCCGCCGCAAGCTGCTTGCAATCGCGCGCCAGCGTCCCCGGATGGCAAGAGACATACACGATCCGCTGCGGCGCGCGCTGGATCACGGCGTCGAGCACCTCAGGCGCGCAGCCCCGGCGCGGCGGATCGAGCACCACACGGTCGAACCCTCCCGCTAGCTTCGCGATCGTCCGCTCGGCAGCGCCGACCTCGAAGGTGACGTTGCTCAGGCGGTTGAGCTGGGCGCTGCGCCGCGCATCCTCGATCGCGGGTGCCCACTCCTCGACACCCACTACCTCGGCTACCTCCGGCGCGAGCGACAGCGCGAATAAGCCCACGCCGCAGTAGAGATCGAGCAGCCGCGTGTCCGGCTGCGTATCCAGCAGCGTCCGCACGCGCCGCACCAGCCGCTCGGTCTGGTAGGCATTGACCTGAAAGAATGAGCTGGCCGACAGCCGAAAGCATGTATCGCCAACGACCCGCTCGATCCAGTCGCGGCCATCCAGCGCGCGGCGCTGCGTGGCATGGACCACGCCGACCAGCGGCGGATGGGCGGTACGCCAGCGCCGTGCAAGCTCGCGCAGCGGCCCGCGCCCGTCCAGCAGCGCGATCACCTCGCCGCTGCCGGGGCTACACCGCAGCGTCAGGTCGCGCAGCGCAGCCTCGTCGCCGAGCAGCGGTCGGAGCGCTGCCAGCGCGGCATCGATCAGCGGATGATGCAGACAGCAGGCCGGAATATCGGACACGCGGCGGCTGCCCGGCAAGAAGTAGCCGATCCGAGCGCCTGAGACATGCAGCTCGGCGGTCGTGCGATAGGCCCAGGTAGCGCCCTCGTCCGGGGGCGGTTCGTCCGGCTGCGCCGCGACCTCTAGCCCGCCGATATGCCGTAGCTGCTCCTCAAGGATCGTGCGCTTGAACGCGCGCTGCGCCTCCGGCGCGATCCAGCGCCAGTCCGCCGCGCCGCAGACGCTTTCGAGCGGGCAGGGCGACGCGATCCGCTCGGGAGCCGCGCGCAGCACCTCGATCACGCGACCGCGCGCGAACGCTTTTTGCCGATCATAGAGCCGGACGCGAACATGCTCGCCGGGCAGGCCGCCGCTGGCAAACACGGGGCGGCCCTCGTAGCGGCCTACCGCGTCGCCGCCCTGCGCGATGGCTGTCAGCTCTAGCTCAAGTTCGTCCGGCCAGTGCATTGCATGCTTCCTTTTCTCTGGTGCGGGGCGTAGGCGATACGCTCCTACGAGGTCAATGAATCGGCGCGTCGATATGAGTATTGTAGCGGCCTTGACACGCCCGCGCCAGATCCGGCGATTGGCATGTTTCGTGCTACAACGGCAGTACTGCTTGTAGGCCGGACGTGCCGGGCATGGTGCTCTGCGCGTGTAGCGGCCCTCGACGATCGCGCATGCGATACACGCCGGACTATGGACCAAGCAAGAATTGTGCTGAGCATGATTGGAGGAGATCCCTGTGTCTCAAGTTGATATTGCGCAGCTTTGGCGCACCATCGCAAGGAATGCCGCCGAGGATCAGCCCTATCTCAATGAGCTGGACGACATCGGCAACGGCAACGCGGGCGATAATTACCAGGCCAATATGCAGCTTGTCGCAGATACGCTGGAGCGCGAGCTTCAGGGCGGCCAGGGCGATGTCGGGCGGGCGCTGCTCACAGCGGCGGAAACGCTGCGCGACGATGGGCGGGGCGCGACCGCGCCGGTCTATGCGGCGGGTCTGGCCGATGCCGGAAAACGTCTGCTGGGCCGGAGCGGTCTGAGCGCGACGGATCTACTGCCGCTGCTCGAAGGGCTGCTGCGCGGCGCTCAGGGCAGCAGCGCGATCCCGCAGGGCGGCGGCGGCCTGCTCGACGCGCTGGTGCCGGGCGTGCTGGGCTATCTTGGCGCGAAGCAGCGCGGCGCTTCCGATATGGATGCGCTGATGGAGGCATTGACAAACGCCCGACGTGGCACGTATAGTACTCGCCGCGCGTCGCCGCCGGTCGAATCGTTTGGGCAGCGCGATACACGCGGCCAGCTCGATCCGGGCGCGGCAGGCGTCGGCTCGCTGTTCGAGGGGCTGCTGCGCGGCTTTTTGCAGCAGCAGATGCCGACGGGTAGCGGGTCCCCGCAGCAGCCGGATCTGCCGGAGACGCCGCGCCGCGCGCGTGAGTCGGGATCGTTCGGCGGCGTCGAGATGTAGCGGGCGTATCGGCATTCGTACGACAAGGAGTGTAGCGTGCCCAGCATTGGCGGTCTTAGCAACGTTTGGAACACCATTCGAGAAATCAACGTCGGCGATATTCGTGAGCGCGCGGAGCAGCCCGTGCATCTTGCGATCATCGGTGTGCCAGAGGACCGCAGCGCCGTGATCCGCGCGCTCTACGCGGGTCCCAGCCGCTACGGGCCAGCCGAGCGGGCGGTGATCCGCGAGTATGACGTGCCGCTGCCGCGCGATCGGCAGAGCGAGGTGGGCCGCAGCGATCTGGCGCTGCTGGTGGTCGACGCGCGCGCCGAGGTCAGCGTAGACGCCGAGTCGGTCGCCGATAAGCTGGCGATTCTGGCGATCCCGCGCGTGGTGCTGCTGATCGGCGCTGAGCAGATGCCGCGCACCGACGGCGGCGGCATGTGGTACCTGCCCGGCGCGCTGACGGTCTTCGCGCCAGACGCCGAGACGGCTACGCTGATCAGGCTGCTGGCTCCGGCGGTCGTCGAGCAGTTGCCCGATGAGCTGCGCGTTGCGGCGGCACGCCAACTGCCTGGCCTGCGCGATGCCGTCGCCCGCGCGCTGGTCGGGGACTCGTCGTTCTCCAACGCGAGCTACGCCTTCACGTCTGGCCTGTCGGAGATGGTGCCGGTGCTGAATATTCCGCTCAACGCGGCGGACATGCTGGTGCTGACCAAAAATCAGGCGCTGCTGGTCTATAAGCTGGCGCTGGCCTTTGGCGCTCCCGCCGATTTTCAGGCGCAGATGCGCGAGGTGATGCCGGTGATCGGCTCCGGCTTTTTGTGGCGGCAGGTCGCGCGTCAGCTGGTCGGCCTGATCCCCGGCTTCGGCATCCTGCCCAAGGTTGCCGTCGCCTACGCCGGGACGTACGCCACCGGGCAGGCGGCGGCGGTCTGGTATCGCAGCGGCGAGGTGCTGTCGGGCGACGCGCTGCGAGGGCTGTACAAGCAGGCGATCGAGATCGGTCGCGAGCGGGCGCGGGATCTGATTCGCCGCCGCAAAGCGGATCTGCCGCCGACAACCGGCAAGACCAATCCGATGTCGCCGCCGAGCAAGTGGCGACGGCTCTGGCCCTTCGGTCGCAAATGATCGTCGCGCGCCAATCTGGTCTATAATGCCCTTCGATAATTTGAAGAAGTGACAGGCGATCGATCGATCGTTCTGCGCGTGGCTGCGCGCCGCGCAGGGCCGCTGGAGTCGGATGTGCCGCCTCCATGAGTCGTCGAGCGCCTGAAGGAGTCGAAGCATGGACTATTTCGTGATCGAAGGGGGCCACCGGCTTGGCGGGACGATCACGCCTGTAGGCAATAAAAACGCGGCGCTGCCGCTGCTGGCGGTCGCGCTGCTCACGGACGAGCCGCTGGTTTTGCATAACGTGCCGAACATCGGCGATGTGCGCATCAAGCGCGAGCTGATCCAGCGGCTTGGCGTCGAGTGTACCGATCTCGGCGGCGGCAGCTGGCGCTTGCAGACGCGCGACGTGGGCGATCGGCAGCCCGATGTCGAGCTGGGGCGGCGCATCCGCACCGCGCCGCTGCTGGCGGGTCCGCTGCTGGCCCGGCGCGGCTTTGTGACGATCCCACGGCCCGGTGGCGATCGGATCGGGCGGCGGCGGCTGGATACGCACTTCCAGGCACTTCAGGCGCTGGGTGCGGAAATCGAGGTCAGCAATGAGTGCTACATCCTGCGCGCGAACGAGCTGAGCGGCGCGGATATGTTTCTGGACGAGATGAGCGTCACAGGCACCGAGCAGGCAGTGCTGGCGGCGGTGCTGGCAAACGGCACGACGGTGATTCAAAATGCCGCGTCCGAGCCGCACGTGCAGGATGTCTGCCGCTGTTTGAATGCGATGGGCGCTCGGATCAGCGGCATTGGCACCGACACGCTGACGATCGAGGGCGTGGCAAGTCTGCGCGGCGCGGAGTACACGATCGGACCCGACTTTATGGAGGTCGGCTCGCTGATCGGGCTGGCGGCGGCGACCGGCAGCGAGCTTCGGATCAAAAACGCGCGACCGCTCGAGCATCGCATCACGCGCATCACCTTTAATAAGCTGGGCGTCGACTGGCGCGTCGAGGGCGACGACATCGTCGTACCCGCCGAGCAAGAGCTGGTGGTGCGCGCCGATCTGCATGGCGCGATCCCGAAGATCGACGATCGTCCGTGGCCGGGCTTTCCTACGGATCTGATGAGCATCGCGCTGGTGGTGGCGACTCAGGCGCGGGGCACGGTGCTGATCCATGAGTGGATGTTTGAGAACCGGCTCTTTTTCGTGGATCGGCTGATCAGCATGGGCGCGGGCATCGTCCTCTGCGATCCGCATCGCGCGGTTGTCGTCGGCCCGTCCAAGCTGCACGGCGATACGCTGACCAGCCCCGATATTCGCGCGGGTATGGCGCTGCTGATCGCGGCGCTGGCGGCGGAGGGCACCAGCACCATCCAGAACATCGGCCAGATCGATCGCGGCTATGAGCGCATCGAAGAGCGGCTGCGCGGCCTGGGTGCCCGCATCGAGCGGCGGCAGTAGGCCGCTGATCCAATCTGCCTCTCGCGGCCAGGTCGGCACAACGACGTGCCGACTTCATCGGTCTATGTCTCCTCTTTGTTGCACCACGTGTATGGGTAGGCTATAATTTAAGTGTGGAACTTTCGTCTATCCTGGTATCCACACACCGAAGACGCATCGCGGCGTGTTTGTCGTTATTGTACGGCAGACTGTAGCCGCTATCTGCGTGCGTCATCAAGAAGGAGCACACGTAATCGTGGCAAAAGAGCAGATTAATCAACGCCATATTCTGATAGCCGATGACGATGACGGCGTGCGGACCATGCTCCATGATCTGCTCGCAGGGGAAGGCTATCAAGTTACCGAGGCGCGTAGCGGTACTGAGGTCCTGACGCAAATTGCGAGCGGGAATGAATATAATCTGTTGCTGATGGATGTGCGCATGCCGGGCATCGATGGCCTGGAAGTGCTGGAGCGCCTCCATAAAAATGGCAGCGATATTGGCGTGATCATGATTACCGCCCATGCAACCTCGTCGGTGGCGATCCGCGCGATGCAGATGGGGGCGTTCGACTATCTGCTCAAGCCCTTCTCCGTGGACGAGGTGCTGGTATTGGTCGAGCGCTTCTTCGAGCATCAAGATCTGGCCTCGAAGGTCAAAACGCTTGAGGGTCAGTCGTCCGATCCGCGCGACCGAATGATCGGCTCCGGCCCGGCAATGCAGCGCATCTACAAGCTGATCGGGCGGATCGCGGCCAGCGAAGCAACCGTGCTGGTGACGGGCGAGACGGGCACCGGCAAAGAGCTGGTGGCGAATGTGATCCACGCCAACTCGAATCGCCGCACCGGGCCGATGATCAAAGTCAACTGCGCAGCGCTGCCCGACACACTGCTGGAGAGCGAGCTGTTCGGGCATGAGAAGGGCGCGTTCACTAGCGCCGTCGCGCAGCGTAAAGGTCGCTTCGAGCTCGCCAACAAAGGCACTATCTTCCTCGACGAGGTCGGCGAGCTGTCGCTGACAGCGCAGAAAAAGCTGCTGCGCGTGCTTCAGGAGGGCGAGTTCGAGCGCGTCGGCGGCACCACGACGGTCAAAGTCGATGTGCGCGTGGTGACGGCGACCAACCGCGATCTGGAGGAGGAGGTGCGTAAGGGCAATTTCCGCGAAGACCTCTTCTATCGGCTGAATGTGATCAACGTTCACATGCCGCCGCTGCGCGAGCGCAAAGAGGATATTTCGCTGCTGGTCGAGCACTTCCTTGATAAGTACCGCTACAGCCCCACATCGCCGCCCACGCGCATCTCGGAGGAGGCGCTGAACAAGCTGATCGAGTAC from Herpetosiphonaceae bacterium harbors:
- a CDS encoding SH3 domain-containing protein, which gives rise to MGWSRRPNLPPNDPDAGDENDPLADNMRLRPRRASGGAQSLKPDANDSIHDQHTIVDNNFASRTRARRERQIASPFSTQRLGTWAANPDNSRTLLMIGAAVIGFLLLIAIFNLANRWYNSGATAEDTAEPTASVAPDFSGVTTGPLASAEPGVIVQPATNVPGTDPGQQPPSPAGGAFAVTGTGTEGLFLRQEHSTSAQILGTLPEGTRVESLGETFNDGTRDWLKVRTPLGEGWVAQQFLQPAQ
- a CDS encoding PspC domain-containing protein, with protein sequence MQARLTRSHTDRMIGGVCGGLGYYFSVDPVIVRLIFVVLALTTGITLIVYPILWLVMPEAGAVPPHPSALPPDARFDPLSGQPLPPRQPVVDQMFSAQERSAPQPAAPASGRNRTLGLLLLGIGVIVLMNNMGEALSRIFGFGIDISGFVVPVLLVGLGMYLLRKKTV
- the rlmD gene encoding 23S rRNA (uracil(1939)-C(5))-methyltransferase RlmD; amino-acid sequence: MHWPDELELELTAIAQGGDAVGRYEGRPVFASGGLPGEHVRVRLYDRQKAFARGRVIEVLRAAPERIASPCPLESVCGAADWRWIAPEAQRAFKRTILEEQLRHIGGLEVAAQPDEPPPDEGATWAYRTTAELHVSGARIGYFLPGSRRVSDIPACCLHHPLIDAALAALRPLLGDEAALRDLTLRCSPGSGEVIALLDGRGPLRELARRWRTAHPPLVGVVHATQRRALDGRDWIERVVGDTCFRLSASSFFQVNAYQTERLVRRVRTLLDTQPDTRLLDLYCGVGLFALSLAPEVAEVVGVEEWAPAIEDARRSAQLNRLSNVTFEVGAAERTIAKLAGGFDRVVLDPPRRGCAPEVLDAVIQRAPQRIVYVSCHPGTLARDCKQLAAAGYHIASAEVIDMFPHTHHVESIVRLERG
- a CDS encoding DAK2 domain-containing protein, which produces MSQVDIAQLWRTIARNAAEDQPYLNELDDIGNGNAGDNYQANMQLVADTLERELQGGQGDVGRALLTAAETLRDDGRGATAPVYAAGLADAGKRLLGRSGLSATDLLPLLEGLLRGAQGSSAIPQGGGGLLDALVPGVLGYLGAKQRGASDMDALMEALTNARRGTYSTRRASPPVESFGQRDTRGQLDPGAAGVGSLFEGLLRGFLQQQMPTGSGSPQQPDLPETPRRARESGSFGGVEM
- the murA gene encoding UDP-N-acetylglucosamine 1-carboxyvinyltransferase, whose translation is MDYFVIEGGHRLGGTITPVGNKNAALPLLAVALLTDEPLVLHNVPNIGDVRIKRELIQRLGVECTDLGGGSWRLQTRDVGDRQPDVELGRRIRTAPLLAGPLLARRGFVTIPRPGGDRIGRRRLDTHFQALQALGAEIEVSNECYILRANELSGADMFLDEMSVTGTEQAVLAAVLANGTTVIQNAASEPHVQDVCRCLNAMGARISGIGTDTLTIEGVASLRGAEYTIGPDFMEVGSLIGLAAATGSELRIKNARPLEHRITRITFNKLGVDWRVEGDDIVVPAEQELVVRADLHGAIPKIDDRPWPGFPTDLMSIALVVATQARGTVLIHEWMFENRLFFVDRLISMGAGIVLCDPHRAVVVGPSKLHGDTLTSPDIRAGMALLIAALAAEGTSTIQNIGQIDRGYERIEERLRGLGARIERRQ
- a CDS encoding sigma-54 dependent transcriptional regulator, with product MAKEQINQRHILIADDDDGVRTMLHDLLAGEGYQVTEARSGTEVLTQIASGNEYNLLLMDVRMPGIDGLEVLERLHKNGSDIGVIMITAHATSSVAIRAMQMGAFDYLLKPFSVDEVLVLVERFFEHQDLASKVKTLEGQSSDPRDRMIGSGPAMQRIYKLIGRIAASEATVLVTGETGTGKELVANVIHANSNRRTGPMIKVNCAALPDTLLESELFGHEKGAFTSAVAQRKGRFELANKGTIFLDEVGELSLTAQKKLLRVLQEGEFERVGGTTTVKVDVRVVTATNRDLEEEVRKGNFREDLFYRLNVINVHMPPLRERKEDISLLVEHFLDKYRYSPTSPPTRISEEALNKLIEYEWPGNVRQLENEIERAVVYTQGKVITSEFLSLEAGRAVHEVDIVQAVRERTPLPTLLRDVEQRMLSEALRQSAGDHTEAAERIGLTVKVFDTKLKELGIA